The Impatiens glandulifera unplaced genomic scaffold, dImpGla2.1, whole genome shotgun sequence DNA segment gagatgaagaagacaTTTTCTGCCGATGGTTCAATGATCCATGTAAATGGAAATAAGAAGGTCCTTAAACCTCATTTCATTCTGCTGAACAACGTGGTAGCAAAAGCGCTCCAAGGGAAATCTGGctccttccatctctatagttATGACCGTTTCGACTTTATGTGCGCCATctcaaagggaatccaggtaaactgggcatcCACCCTTTTCCAGAACCTTTGCTTTTCGATCTGTCAGgcaaacaaggaaagcataacgtatgtggctcaactgagtcgattgatggagcatttgggggttcttGTGGGTGAACCTGAGCAGATCAACTCTCCGAGGGTATTCTCTATCCTTACAGTCACTAGTACCCTACTGATAACTTCGCCGTCGCCAAATTTCATCGCTAATAACCATAATTCTACCAGAGTTtgcttataaattatttgaatatatctAACTCTATCCCtgtaatcaaataattcaaatttgataagtttgttaaaattatcaattaaataaaatgaagtatAAAATCTCATacgtaattaataaataatatttttttatacatacaaacacataaaaatcaagtattaaataaaattaataaataataattatttgaaataaagtttcctaatttaaaaaaaaaatgaaatattgaaattgaataaatacaatattacttaaaaaaagataacaatgaataatatttaaaataaatataaaatataatacatacttcttttcataataataataataataaattaatattaaataagtcaagttttattaatgttaaatatttttttatataaatttcaaaattttgtttatattttcaattttttcattcgtcacaatattaatatattttgagtatgatcaaattgattcaattgtaattataagaaaataaagttaattaaatatataatgattaaattagataaatgaACTGATATTTGGGCAGCATTAATTAAACCTAACATAACATTTAATTCAAGAAGGTTGCCCAACTCTAAACGTAACAGCGGATCCACATTCATTGATGTGATTCTTGTTATTTACAAACACCACGAGCACCCTATGGTTATAAATGGCCTTCCATCTTTTTTGGTTgtattattatacaaaatagaTGTTCAATTGAGAGAGATATCATGGAATTATTGAAAGTGTTTTTCTATTTCCTACTCCCTTTGATTCTTCTCCAACTCCTCGTCCAAGTCCGGCGAAGCCGCCGTTTCCCACCAGGCCCCATCTCATTGCCGATCATCGGAAATCTCCTCAGTCTAGGCGATAAACCTCACCGGTCCTTGACTAGGTTGGCCCAAACATATGGCCCAATTATGTCATTAAAATTAGGTCAATTGACTACCATAGTAATTTCATCTCCATCCATGGCTCAAGAAGTCCTACAAAAACAAGACATTTCCTTTTCCAATAGGTTCATTCCGGACGCTATTCGTGCATGCGATGAATACAAGCTCTCTATTATTTGGTTGCCAACAAACGATCGATGGCGGAGCCTACGGAAGCTCGCACACACCCACGTATTCTCCGGCCGAGTTCTTGATTCCAATCAACATGTCCGCCGGAGGAAGGTGGAAGAGCTTATGACCCACGTTCGAAAATGCTCCCACGAAGGCGTGGCAGTTAATATTGGCAAGGAGACCTTTCAGACATCGCTCAATGTGCTTTCCAACATTCTTTTCTCGGTTGACTTGGCCAATTTCGAAAGCAACGAGGCCCAAGTCTTCAAGGACTTGGTTTGGAACATTACGTTAGAGTCCGGGAAACCCAACTTAGTTGACTATTTTCCAGCACTGCGCGCCATCGATCCGCAAAGAATTCGCAAACGTATGTCATTATATTTTTCGaagttgttgagtttgttcgGTGAAATTATTGATAAGAAGATGGAAGCGATGAAAGCCTGCTTGTCGAGGGATATTTCTGAAGGCGATGTGATCGACATGcttattaaaatttctcaagATAACCCGAAAGACTTAGACATACAACACATAAAACACATGTGTTTGGTTCGTACTCTCCCCCCTTTTTGTTGTTTCTTATATAGTTAATTATTGGTTTAATTAACCACATAAAATGGCGATTTAAGTCTTCATGATcatatctaaaaaaacaaaaacaaaatactttattttatgtttgtacCACATTTTAAAATGTCTTAATCTAAGCCACCAATGTATTGTTTTCCTACTTAACTAATAAAATGATCATATTTTAGatgaaatttttgataaaaaaaaattatattaaaaagaaatgattaaatgatttacaaaataaattaatcaatattttgGTAAACAAGACATGGGATTTAAtatgttgaaaatattttggtaatttacatcataaatatattattatgcaTTTTAGCAATGAATccaaaaattgtaaaataaatttttagtttGAGTTCCCATTAATGTGTTCATGACTCAATAACtcttaaatgattaatttttttttgtaatattagGATTTTTTTGTTGCTGGAACAGAAACAACCTCGAACACGTTAGAGTGGGCAATGACGGAATTATTGCGACACCCGGAGTCGATGGAGAAAGCAAAAATTGAACTTAAGCGAGTTGTTGGTGTTGGGAAGCAAGTGGAAGAATCAGATATTTCTGTATTGCCATTTTTGCAAGCTGTTATAAAGGAAACTTTAAGAATTCACCCACCAGTCCCATATTTTGTCCGCCAAGTTTGTACAGAAGTTGATTTGCGTGGCTATATCGTCCCAAAGGGAGCGAACGTGTTGGTGAATGTGTGGGCGATAGGTCGAGACCGTGATCACTGGGAAAATCCCATGGAATTTAAACCGGAGAGGTTTCTTGATTCCAAGATTGATGTTCGAGGTCATGACTTTGAATTGATTCCTTTTGGAAGTGGACGGAGGGTTTGTGTCGGATTATCACTAGCGATGAGAATCCTTCCGACGGTGTTGGGCTCGttgattaatttgtttgattggaAGATTGAGGGCAAGGTTAATCCGGAGAATCTGGACATTGAAGAAAAATTTGGCTTCACTTTGCAAAGGGCTAACCCACTCCTAGCAGTTCCCATtcctatataaaaatattggacTTTTTTAGGTTTTAGATGTGAAATAAATGGGTTTTCGACCATTGAAattcatcattatatatatactaagtATTATGTTCTTGCAATGTAAGTTTTTATAAAAGATTTCCCGACGTTTTTgctaaaaatgaaataaaaaagattcCCATAAGGATCATCgtatataaatttatcacaAAATATTAGCTTATTAATTTCCCTAGtatgaattaatgaaaatattcaaCCATTACCAGAATTTtcattatcttataaatttgtaattaattaatacatttaacaataaaatcaaCCCTCTTAAAACAGGCTTTGgtgttttatttgatttctaaagggttatttcataattattggtacatattttatttgaaatcctTCTTAAAATTAAGATGTTTAGACTTAgtatctaaattttatttatgcttttaacttaaaaaaaatagtattttaatagttattttgtttgaaaggataaaataaatataattatctaCTAAATTGtgacaatataatatttttttgattgaaaaaaggttaatacaatataatataaattagagtattttaaatataacaacaaaatatctttccaataataaattattggaATACTACTTATAACAGATCAATAGAAGAACGATGAATCCAATTGGAATGAGGCTATAATGCGCACATTTCAGATAATTGAAATGAGGCTATAATGCGCACAACCAAAAATATCATaagattttgaataataataggTATGGTGTGTTAGAACTTTAATCtagatctttaatccttaagtctataatcttTAATACTCTATATCGATAAATTGACATAAACATAAGTTGCAGAAACGTACCTGAATCTGGAATGAAGAACGattcattaagtcgttcttcgttattctcttcttcttgatcttctcttgatcttctcttgatcttggatctttTTGTTCTGAATTTGGACCTAGATtggaatgtggatcttcttgttctgaatttgtacctggatcggaatgtctgttgtgggtggggtttaagtttTCCAACCCTATATATATTGATAGccttcttgagtgttcttgagagatgaacataagCCTTTTGtccgatgagagaaacaaattagGTAAACTATCTATATCGTTATTTCGGctcatcaacgaaataataaatggtatttctgcttctacacaaatatatcctcatatttattatagatgtctaaataagccccatAATctatatactttaatagatcattttaattggactttaatctttattataataacaagtgatatacaattattaaataatatatgtacccaaatattggaaataattccaacatgATGGTCATGACAATAAGATCGTacatattttctataattaaaaataaaatggataAAGAACATATTTGAGCATGATTGCCGTCTTGTTTAGGTTGTGTATTTGATTagagtttttaattgattattttatgtaatattatttttttattttaattttaaatttataaaaataatatttaatatttatattaatgtttggagtgatttgaaaaaatatttataatatgatagatatttgagttttagataaaaataaattaattaaaactcgCATTAAACTACctttttaaaaaagataaaaaaaatattgtgaatTTTAATAACAACTCATGTATATTTTGTATAGgtgaaaagaataaaattatcaaatcatCTTCAATTATCCGTTTCCAAGGAAATCTGAAAAACTACCATTAGTAAAAAAATGGGCATAATAAAGGTTAAAGTCGTTACTGATAACTTTCAGTAACATTCATGCATAAACGTTATTGATACTTATTTAGTATCAGTAACAGCGGTAATACTGTTACTGATATAAATGTCAGTAAAGGCACTGTCACTTagataaccgttactgatatgacTATTTGTAATGGCGTTGACAAAGATAGAGCATTACAGATACTAGTAACAGTAACCGTTTCTGTCAATATCATTGTCTTTACTGATACTTATATTGTAACGGTTCTTAATCTCTTTGTCAATGCCGTTATAGATATTCATATTAGAAACGATAATGCTATTATAGAACCGTTACTTATATCAGTATCTGTAACGGCTCTACATTTGCCAACGCCATTACagatatttaaatgtatttcgattttttatttaaatgattaatatacctgtaattaatattaaataatttaattgtcaaaaaatatttatataatccaaaAATACTAATCCAAATATCATATCCATAAATACTTAatccaaaaatacaattatcaattcaataCAATAACAACTTCAAGTAGGCGGGGAGGACGGGGAGAAGGCCACCGGGAAACATAGCTAATATCATTGTCATCTAATTCTTCGTCATGAACCATTTCTTTTCCTTATTTGATAACGCTCAGGCTCATCGCGAAGTCTCTCAGCCTCAGAGCGTAGTCTCTCCGCCTCAATTTTTTCACGTGACAGTCGTTTCTAATGCCTCATTCTTCTCTCGCATTAacttaactttttattttttatttgctaGCATTAACATAATACTTTTTGTCCTTATATTTTGTATTGTCTTTTCTTTGAATTCAATGTGCAAGttatgaaaaaacatttatacaaaaataatatacttaatattaataataatacagaCTAACAACTAAATCATGtacattaactaaaataatcaaattaaccaTTAATCCTCAATAGTTTGCTTGTGTATCATTAAATCTTGATAATTTATGCATAACAAAAcataataatgaattttttaaatttaatcatgttatattttttatgactATAATCTGAATGAAATTCTATATATGATGAAAAACCACCTATATTCTTGTTAGGTTTCTAAAGAAACAATTTTTTAGGCTATTTTAGTTTGAGATTTTGGCCATAATTGAATTAGAATTATGattcaattatataattcattggtttaataacttaaaataaaactaatggAGAGAGATAATTAAAGTatgaaagataaataaaaaagagaattaaAGACGAGAGATAATATTTgacttaatattaaattatatttttttttgctaaattaGACTatgtcacgggctaaaattcGACTCGTGCGTCACTAAGCTAAATCGACCCTGATATAGCTtagaaagttttttttaacgGATGCAAGAAGAATAAAACggacttagagagagaaaactcttgAAATAAGATTATACTGAAAGAATACTTAATAATTACAATGGAATCCTTTAGGGTATTTATGGACTTACACGtgttaaattaggaattacgtctaattataattaatgacactaatttgggatatttccttccatagcaagaatatccctacctaatttagaatatctcttgtaatctcttcctaattagaatattattcTGATCCCTCCTGATAGAATATATCTTTAATCCATTCCTTAATTCGatatcttccaatctcttccttgattagaagatCGTTGGGTCCACGTACGCAACTGGGCCACCCTTGGGCTAAGAAGATTAGCGCACTATCAGGCCAAGACTTTACTGAGTCCTCGACATTCCCTAGATTGGTCGTGActctaatgggccgtgacatactcccccaccttaGTCGTGGCCGTCTTCGGTTCGACCTTGGCATGATACTCTTCAACCTTTTCCTTGAAACATTCCCCACACGGTTCCTCGTATTTGtgcacaagccccttgagcatAGATTGCATAGACTTGCATTCTGGAATATCATGGAAGTGCACCTCGTGGCTCGATGTTTGCTCCCCATACAAATGGGacgtgacatactcccccaTCTAAGTCGTGGACGTCCTCGGCACAACCCTAAACCGATGCATGGTGATTTTCTTTCTAGCGTCCCCTAAGCGCTCTTCCTCCCCTTTGCACGTCACGACCATCGGGTGGCACCTATGGTCGCCAACCTAACCGAATTAGACGATTCCCACACGTCTCTTGATTGAACACGGTCCCTTGAATCTgcgcacaagccccttgagcacagaCCGCATAGACTTCAACAGTTGCGGGGGCAACTTCCCCCTTTCCCTCGCCCCTTTCGTAACTGCACACCCTCTCAGATCTGCCCCTCTCTTCATATTCTCGGTGTCTCCCTCTGAATATGCTGAGCACGACCTGCTTCCTTTCCCACGGACTTGGTGCGAGTGCAGAGGCAGACTGACTTTGCCCACGTTGCTGTGGCCAAACCTTGTGGATCTGATGGTTGTGTGTGTCTTTGGCCTTGACCCCCTCGAAGGCTTCGACACATGCTATCTGGACTTCCTCGggtacttcttctttttccttgGACCCGTCCCCATCATCCATCTTGGCAAAAGTGGCAAATGTCTCTTTACCATGTTTGTGACCTCGAACGAATCGCATCGCCGAGAACCTGCTATTCCTCTGATTCTCTTCTTGTTGGAATCACGCTAGTCTTCCcgtgatccaaaatgattaagGAATCGGAATAAGGCATTATGCAAGCGCGTACCTGATCGCACCATTAGTC contains these protein-coding regions:
- the LOC124917601 gene encoding geraniol 8-hydroxylase-like — its product is MVNKRITFGHCTLQVYFPSVYTFDQPEVVAMFRTLEYSGLRKYLGGPFIFYEKEVREFFKSATMVGKSIVETVNGVEISFDETLYAEFFELPTEGHPFDLILSSEVMQEMKKTFSADGSMIHVNGNKKVLKPHFILLNNVVAKALQGKSGSFHLYSYDRFDFMCAISKGIQVNWASTLFQNLCFSICQANKESITCSIERDIMELLKVFFYFLLPLILLQLLVQVRRSRRFPPGPISLPIIGNLLSLGDKPHRSLTRLAQTYGPIMSLKLGQLTTIVISSPSMAQEVLQKQDISFSNRFIPDAIRACDEYKLSIIWLPTNDRWRSLRKLAHTHVFSGRVLDSNQHVRRRKVEELMTHVRKCSHEGVAVNIGKETFQTSLNVLSNILFSVDLANFESNEAQVFKDLVWNITLESGKPNLVDYFPALRAIDPQRIRKRMSLYFSKLLSLFGEIIDKKMEAMKACLSRDISEGDVIDMLIKISQDNPKDLDIQHIKHMCLDFFVAGTETTSNTLEWAMTELLRHPESMEKAKIELKRVVGVGKQVEESDISVLPFLQAVIKETLRIHPPVPYFVRQVCTEVDLRGYIVPKGANVLVNVWAIGRDRDHWENPMEFKPERFLDSKIDVRGHDFELIPFGSGRRVCVGLSLAMRILPTVLGSLINLFDWKIEGKVNPENLDIEEKFGFTLQRANPLLAVPIPI